In Pseudobdellovibrionaceae bacterium, a single genomic region encodes these proteins:
- a CDS encoding thioredoxin domain-containing protein, with protein MFKVIENNPKQFMDSVNKAVRSARAVARKEAEGKKANQKAKEFANPKKPVLGKDRVYFGNPSAPITIVEYSDFQCPYCSKGYRTMKILEKKYGKKLRILYKHLPLDELHPHARMAARFFEAIGMQSAAKAEKFHDTLFANQSSIRKGKSYLIKVTKQVGANVAKVLKDINSNKVKSRIKADMAEARKFGFGGTPAFVINGVSLAGAYPAPAFISIIEKHLKSK; from the coding sequence GTGTTTAAAGTTATTGAAAACAACCCTAAGCAATTTATGGATTCGGTAAACAAGGCGGTTCGTTCTGCAAGAGCTGTGGCTCGAAAAGAAGCAGAGGGCAAGAAAGCCAATCAAAAAGCAAAAGAATTTGCTAATCCTAAAAAACCAGTATTAGGCAAGGATAGAGTTTATTTTGGAAACCCTTCGGCGCCGATTACTATTGTTGAATATTCTGATTTTCAATGCCCTTACTGCTCTAAAGGTTATAGAACTATGAAAATTTTAGAAAAAAAATATGGAAAAAAATTGCGCATACTATACAAGCATTTGCCTTTAGACGAATTACATCCTCACGCGCGAATGGCGGCTCGGTTTTTTGAAGCTATTGGAATGCAAAGTGCAGCAAAGGCGGAGAAGTTTCATGACACTTTGTTTGCCAATCAATCTAGTATTAGAAAGGGAAAATCTTATTTAATAAAAGTGACCAAGCAAGTGGGTGCCAATGTGGCTAAAGTGTTAAAAGATATTAATTCTAATAAAGTGAAAAGCCGAATTAAAGCAGACATGGCAGAAGCTCGTAAGTTTGGTTTTGGAGGAACTCCTGCTTTTGTAATTAATGGAGTATCTTTAGCAGGAGCTTACCCAGCCCCTGCGTTTATTTCTATTATTGAAAAACATTTAAAAAGCAAATAG
- a CDS encoding DNA/RNA nuclease SfsA: protein MKFFSPLIPAQCLKRYKRFFMDCTLLDSQKTPVTAHIANTGSLKEVFTQKEACPQKALLSYSKDPKRKLKYSLQMIKAKATWVGVNTHLANSLLWEQWENYQKQKPIKMDFFYPYQWGQREVKVSEGTRIDFVFHKNKERLLKLTKNLSKKILLEKIPWQQQWLHEEKFHFIEVKNVSMAKNSIASFPDAKTTRGLKHIKELLELQKQGHTVEMVFVVQRSDCHSFQPAKDIDPQYSQALKAAYDQCLKVSAFPCLLNPNEICLNTTKPLKIIW, encoded by the coding sequence ATGAAATTTTTTAGCCCACTAATCCCCGCACAATGCTTAAAAAGATACAAACGCTTTTTTATGGATTGCACTTTGTTAGACTCTCAAAAAACTCCCGTTACCGCCCATATAGCTAATACAGGAAGTTTAAAGGAAGTGTTTACACAAAAGGAAGCTTGCCCTCAAAAGGCCTTACTTTCTTACTCTAAAGATCCAAAAAGAAAATTAAAATATAGCCTACAAATGATAAAGGCAAAAGCCACTTGGGTGGGGGTAAACACTCACCTAGCTAACTCCCTACTATGGGAGCAATGGGAAAACTACCAAAAACAAAAGCCAATCAAGATGGATTTTTTTTACCCTTATCAATGGGGGCAAAGAGAAGTAAAGGTCAGCGAAGGCACAAGAATAGATTTTGTTTTTCACAAAAATAAAGAGCGCTTACTAAAACTAACCAAAAATTTATCTAAAAAAATACTTTTAGAAAAAATACCTTGGCAACAACAATGGTTACACGAAGAAAAGTTTCATTTTATTGAAGTTAAAAATGTAAGCATGGCAAAAAATAGTATTGCCAGTTTTCCTGATGCAAAAACCACCCGGGGACTAAAACATATTAAAGAATTATTAGAATTACAAAAACAAGGGCACACTGTAGAAATGGTATTTGTGGTTCAGCGCAGTGATTGCCATTCTTTTCAGCCGGCTAAAGACATTGACCCTCAGTACAGCCAAGCCTTAAAAGCTGCTTACGACCAATGTTTAAAAGTAAGCGCTTTTCCCTGCCTATTAAACCCAAATGAAATTTGCCTAAACACCACAAAGCCTTTAAAAATAATTTGGTAG
- the glmU gene encoding UDP-N-acetylglucosamine diphosphorylase/glucosamine-1-phosphate N-acetyltransferase: MSKVDYSKVTVIILAAGKGTRMKSNLPKVLHPVAGLPILYRTLNQVKSLGVTDIRVVLGYGQKLVEPLVNNFRAKVCIQKEQKGTADAVKSANLSTAQKTVIILNGDHPFIKAQELSALMKKHIQEESEFSVITSIVDQPGDRGRMIYFENKPKAIVEAKDASAETLKIKEVNTGMYITQLAILEKFLPKLSLHAGSKEWYFTEILSLVVEANHKVAFLKSSEDLAFGVNSQKDLAIATGRAFENKNKALMDKGVVILNPATTFIEELVEVGAGTVIYPGVHLKGKTAIGCFCVLEPNAFIHSSGIENSVQIKMGSYIERSLVKEKAIIGPYAHLRPESHIGKGAKVGNFVETKKAVLGEGVKASHLSYLGDVSIGANTNIGCGVVTCNYTLKKTKEKTTIGSNVFVGSNTQLIAPVNLEDNSCTAAGSVINKDVPKNALAVARAKQINKENFKKK, translated from the coding sequence ATGTCAAAAGTGGATTATAGCAAAGTGACCGTTATTATTTTAGCTGCAGGCAAGGGGACGCGAATGAAGTCTAACCTGCCGAAAGTATTGCATCCTGTAGCGGGGCTTCCTATTTTATATAGAACTTTAAACCAAGTAAAATCTTTAGGGGTAACCGATATTCGCGTAGTGCTTGGCTATGGCCAAAAATTAGTAGAGCCATTAGTAAATAATTTTAGAGCTAAGGTTTGTATACAAAAAGAACAAAAAGGAACAGCCGATGCGGTAAAGTCTGCTAACTTAAGCACTGCTCAAAAGACAGTGATTATTTTAAATGGAGACCATCCGTTTATTAAAGCACAAGAGTTAAGTGCTTTAATGAAAAAACACATTCAAGAAGAATCCGAATTTTCTGTTATTACTTCCATAGTAGACCAGCCTGGCGACAGAGGGCGCATGATTTATTTTGAAAATAAACCTAAAGCCATTGTAGAAGCCAAAGATGCTAGTGCAGAAACTTTAAAAATTAAAGAAGTAAATACAGGAATGTATATTACCCAATTAGCTATATTAGAAAAATTTTTACCAAAACTAAGCCTCCACGCAGGCTCTAAAGAATGGTACTTTACAGAAATTTTAAGTTTAGTTGTAGAAGCTAATCATAAAGTGGCTTTTTTAAAATCCTCTGAAGACTTAGCTTTTGGAGTAAACAGCCAAAAAGACTTAGCCATAGCTACTGGCAGAGCCTTTGAAAATAAAAACAAAGCTTTGATGGATAAGGGAGTGGTTATCTTAAATCCCGCCACTACTTTTATAGAAGAATTAGTGGAGGTTGGGGCAGGAACTGTTATTTATCCAGGGGTGCACTTAAAAGGGAAAACGGCCATTGGCTGCTTTTGTGTATTAGAGCCCAATGCTTTTATTCATTCTTCGGGTATTGAAAACAGTGTGCAAATAAAAATGGGGTCTTATATTGAAAGATCTTTAGTAAAAGAAAAAGCGATTATTGGCCCTTATGCTCACTTGCGCCCAGAAAGTCACATTGGAAAAGGGGCAAAGGTGGGAAACTTTGTAGAAACTAAAAAAGCCGTGTTGGGAGAAGGGGTAAAGGCTTCGCACTTAAGTTATTTAGGTGATGTTAGCATAGGTGCTAATACTAATATTGGTTGCGGGGTTGTAACTTGCAATTATACTTTAAAGAAAACTAAAGAAAAAACGACTATTGGAAGCAATGTATTTGTGGGTAGCAATACGCAATTAATTGCACCAGTTAATTTAGAGGACAATTCGTGTACGGCAGCAGGGTCTGTAATTAATAAAGATGTACCCAAAAACGCTTTGGCAGTAGCTAGGGCAAAACAAATTAATAAAGAAAATTTTAAAAAAAAGTAA
- the lipA gene encoding lipoyl synthase has protein sequence MIKKTLKKPNWLKVPIPSGERFSNIKKLAGSLSLATVCQEARCPNIGECWQEGTATFMVMGDTCTRGCRFCSVKTGNPKGVLDQQEPQKLAYAIQSMGLNYVVVTSVDRDDLNDGGAQHFANCITETKALNPKTLVEVLTSDFAGFENSLKTVLQARPDVYAHNVETVERLQSAVRDPRANYKQSLQALKFAAKFNKGQFTKSSIMLGLGETDEEVLQTLKDLKAVGCQFVTLGQYLQPAKHKLSVQEYVSVEKFNHWKSVAEDMGFLYAASGPLVRSSYRAGEFFMKSLLKKQKKDLNCLV, from the coding sequence ATGATTAAAAAAACTCTTAAAAAACCCAATTGGCTTAAAGTTCCCATCCCTTCGGGAGAGCGATTTTCTAATATTAAAAAGTTAGCAGGATCTTTAAGTTTAGCTACAGTTTGCCAAGAGGCTCGTTGCCCTAATATCGGGGAGTGCTGGCAAGAGGGCACGGCGACCTTTATGGTTATGGGAGACACTTGTACTCGCGGTTGTCGTTTTTGTTCTGTTAAAACAGGTAACCCTAAGGGAGTTTTAGATCAGCAAGAGCCCCAAAAATTAGCTTATGCTATTCAAAGCATGGGGTTAAATTATGTAGTAGTTACTAGTGTAGATCGTGATGATTTAAATGACGGTGGTGCTCAACATTTTGCAAACTGCATTACAGAAACCAAAGCCTTAAACCCTAAAACATTAGTAGAAGTATTAACTTCTGACTTTGCGGGTTTTGAAAATAGTTTAAAAACAGTATTACAAGCAAGGCCAGATGTTTATGCCCATAATGTAGAAACAGTGGAACGCTTGCAGTCCGCTGTGCGTGACCCTAGAGCAAATTATAAACAATCTTTGCAGGCCTTAAAGTTTGCAGCAAAATTTAATAAAGGTCAGTTTACTAAATCTTCCATTATGTTAGGATTAGGAGAAACCGATGAAGAAGTGTTGCAAACTTTAAAAGATTTAAAAGCGGTTGGCTGTCAGTTTGTAACTTTAGGGCAGTATTTACAGCCAGCAAAACATAAATTATCTGTTCAAGAGTATGTTAGTGTAGAAAAATTTAATCACTGGAAGAGTGTTGCCGAAGATATGGGATTTTTATATGCAGCCAGTGGCCCGTTAGTAAGAAGCTCGTATCGCGCGGGTGAATTTTTTATGAAAAGTTTATTAAAGAAACAAAAAAAAGATTTAAACTGTTTGGTTTAA
- the lipB gene encoding lipoyl(octanoyl) transferase LipB has product MNPVNFNKEGSQALLHFEDWGLVNYDTAVNRQLQYVEEILLGTRPETIIFCSHPPLVSLGRGTKKEDLVSWKGQVVQSSRGGRATYHGPSQIIIYPLINLNKKRPHLKEKDIHAYLRLLEKILVSSLESLGYVGFCGKLALKKNTEGLEKTGLWKGELKVASIGIAIKKWVSYHGIAINYTKDKQAFTGIKACGYLSDTITSLEEIESKLVTKENLIKALSDNFNTFLQ; this is encoded by the coding sequence TTGAATCCGGTTAATTTTAATAAAGAAGGTTCACAGGCTCTTTTGCATTTTGAGGATTGGGGGTTAGTTAATTACGACACTGCGGTTAATCGACAATTACAATATGTTGAAGAAATTCTTTTAGGAACTCGCCCCGAAACCATTATTTTTTGCTCCCATCCTCCTTTAGTAAGTTTAGGAAGGGGAACGAAAAAAGAAGATCTTGTGTCTTGGAAGGGGCAAGTGGTGCAAAGCTCTCGAGGGGGGCGGGCCACTTATCACGGCCCTTCGCAAATTATAATTTACCCTTTAATTAATTTAAATAAAAAAAGACCGCATTTAAAAGAAAAAGATATTCATGCGTACTTAAGGTTGCTAGAAAAAATTTTAGTTAGCTCTTTAGAAAGCTTAGGCTATGTTGGTTTTTGTGGAAAGCTAGCCTTAAAAAAAAACACAGAAGGTTTAGAAAAAACGGGTTTATGGAAGGGGGAGTTAAAAGTGGCCTCCATTGGTATTGCTATTAAAAAATGGGTAAGTTATCACGGCATTGCTATTAACTACACAAAAGATAAGCAGGCCTTTACAGGAATTAAGGCTTGTGGCTATTTGTCAGACACAATAACCTCTTTAGAAGAAATAGAATCTAAGCTGGTTACAAAAGAGAATTTAATTAAAGCCTTGTCAGATAATTTTAATACCTTTTTACAATAA
- the lpdA gene encoding dihydrolipoyl dehydrogenase has translation MKEKWDVCIIGSGPGGYVCAIRAAQLGLKVVIVEKSAVGGVCLNVGCIPSKAMITAAHFLHRAKHDAPQMGFNIPKIDLNFKKLKSWKDSVCDRMSKGVNQLLSGNKVTLIKGEASFTDSKKLNVKISKKETVTITAKNFVVATGSTPIEIPGFSIDEKNVLSSSGALDLEKIPKSLVVVGGGYIGLEIGSYLQKLGTKVSVLEAGDVLLKSVADKDCVKVLQRSLKKSGIDLHLSAFAKSFKKQGKDLEVSFSQEGKTKKIKAEKILLTVGRKPRVNEMNLKKIGLLIADHGGLAVDSQCRTNITNIFAIGDISQPPLLAHKASYEGVVVAEVLAGKNSIYNPKVIPSVMFVSPEIASVGMSEAEAIQKGYEITVGSFPFAANGRAVSLMETEGLVKMVSEKSTHIILGVHIVGPEASQLISEASIAIEMGARVEDFTQTIHPHPTLSEPIMEAAEASLGHAIHIIQTPLRK, from the coding sequence GTGAAAGAAAAATGGGATGTATGTATTATTGGTTCAGGCCCTGGCGGATATGTGTGTGCTATTCGTGCAGCACAATTGGGGCTGAAGGTTGTTATAGTAGAAAAATCTGCTGTGGGAGGAGTTTGTTTAAATGTGGGTTGCATTCCCTCAAAGGCCATGATTACAGCCGCGCATTTTTTACATCGCGCTAAACACGATGCTCCGCAAATGGGTTTTAATATTCCAAAAATAGATTTAAATTTTAAAAAATTAAAATCTTGGAAAGATTCGGTATGCGACAGAATGTCTAAAGGGGTTAATCAATTACTTTCGGGAAACAAAGTGACTCTTATTAAAGGAGAAGCTAGTTTTACAGACTCTAAAAAATTAAATGTGAAAATTTCTAAAAAAGAAACAGTAACTATTACTGCAAAAAACTTTGTAGTAGCTACAGGCTCAACTCCCATAGAAATACCAGGTTTTTCCATTGATGAAAAAAATGTTTTATCTTCCAGCGGAGCTTTGGATTTAGAAAAAATTCCAAAATCTTTAGTTGTTGTTGGAGGTGGGTATATTGGTTTAGAAATTGGTTCGTATTTGCAAAAATTAGGAACCAAGGTTTCTGTTTTAGAAGCAGGCGATGTACTTTTAAAATCTGTAGCCGATAAAGACTGCGTAAAAGTTTTACAAAGAAGTTTAAAAAAATCAGGAATAGATTTACATTTAAGTGCTTTTGCAAAATCTTTTAAAAAACAAGGAAAAGACTTAGAAGTTTCTTTTTCTCAAGAGGGAAAAACAAAAAAAATTAAAGCAGAAAAGATTTTATTAACTGTGGGAAGAAAACCTAGAGTGAATGAAATGAATTTAAAAAAAATAGGTTTATTAATAGCCGACCATGGCGGATTAGCGGTGGACTCTCAGTGCAGAACAAACATCACTAATATTTTTGCCATTGGTGACATTTCTCAACCCCCTTTGTTAGCTCACAAAGCGTCTTATGAAGGAGTGGTAGTGGCCGAAGTTTTAGCAGGAAAAAACAGCATTTATAATCCAAAAGTGATACCTTCAGTTATGTTTGTTTCGCCAGAAATTGCCTCGGTAGGCATGAGCGAAGCAGAAGCTATACAGAAAGGTTACGAAATTACCGTGGGAAGTTTTCCTTTTGCAGCTAATGGCAGGGCGGTTTCTTTAATGGAAACAGAAGGTTTGGTTAAAATGGTATCAGAAAAAAGCACGCATATTATTTTGGGTGTGCATATTGTTGGCCCCGAAGCTAGTCAGTTAATTTCCGAAGCCAGTATTGCCATAGAAATGGGAGCTAGAGTAGAAGACTTTACACAAACTATACACCCTCACCCCACTTTATCAGAACCCATCATGGAAGCTGCAGAAGCTAGTCTTGGGCACGCTATTCACATTATTCAAACCCCTTTAAGAAAATAA
- the glmS gene encoding glutamine--fructose-6-phosphate transaminase (isomerizing), with amino-acid sequence MCGIVGCLGVENSKQVLLEGLKALEYRGYDSSGIAVFNHKGSQVVRAVGKLNQLQKKVATQEILGSYGIAHTRWATHGGVEEKNAHPQVVGSISIVHNGIIENYRQLKADLLKEGAVFQSDTDTEVIAHLLNTYYEKEKSLLIAVQKVKLLLQGSFALLISSTKEPETLVALKSGPPLLFAQSDKSYFFSSDSLAFQNYATQFFPLEDGEIIEVKSGQFSVFRDTDKKLSQKIDNKSLNWLPVSKNPHSLSKQSYKHFMLKEIFEQPQVSVQAISQYIDQDKLQLLLPCDKLQEKIKATKKIFIIACGTSFYAAMEAKYYIEKLAKISVEVDTASEFRYRHTPVDTSDLVLLISQSGETADTLSVLRLLKKNGVSVISLCNTKSSSIDRESDFSYYMNAGVEVAVASTKAFVNSLIILNIFSGQIAKLKNILNAKEEESFVRSMLSLPRLLSQTLDAATAIKDKVQFFNKHKGFLFMGRGFSFPISLEGALKLKELVYLHAEAYSFGEMKHGPLALIDKDMLVIALIPQDEFYEKSLSNLEEVCARGAAVFGIGSAKDTELIRLSCEHFLLPTIKADACWSLNPILASIPMQLLAYYFSDYLGHDVDQPRNLAKSVTVE; translated from the coding sequence ATGTGTGGAATTGTTGGCTGCCTTGGGGTAGAAAACTCTAAACAAGTTTTACTAGAAGGTTTAAAAGCTTTAGAGTATCGAGGTTATGATAGCTCGGGCATTGCTGTTTTTAATCACAAAGGTAGTCAGGTGGTAAGGGCCGTTGGAAAGTTAAATCAATTACAAAAAAAAGTAGCAACACAAGAAATATTGGGCAGTTATGGTATTGCACATACTCGCTGGGCCACTCATGGAGGGGTAGAAGAAAAAAATGCACACCCTCAAGTCGTGGGCTCTATTAGTATTGTGCATAATGGAATAATTGAAAACTATCGCCAACTGAAAGCCGATTTACTAAAAGAGGGTGCTGTATTTCAATCAGACACAGACACAGAGGTGATTGCACATTTACTAAATACTTATTACGAAAAAGAAAAATCTTTATTAATTGCCGTGCAAAAAGTAAAATTACTTTTACAAGGTTCGTTTGCATTATTAATTTCTTCTACTAAAGAGCCAGAAACTTTAGTGGCCTTAAAAAGTGGCCCACCTTTATTATTTGCTCAATCGGATAAATCGTATTTTTTTTCTAGCGACAGCTTAGCTTTTCAAAACTATGCTACTCAATTTTTCCCACTAGAGGATGGAGAAATTATAGAAGTTAAATCGGGTCAATTTTCTGTATTTCGCGACACCGATAAAAAGCTTAGCCAAAAAATAGATAATAAAAGTTTAAATTGGCTTCCTGTTTCTAAAAACCCACACTCTTTAAGCAAGCAGTCTTATAAACATTTTATGTTAAAAGAAATTTTTGAACAACCACAGGTAAGTGTTCAGGCCATTTCTCAATATATAGATCAAGATAAATTACAATTACTTTTGCCTTGTGATAAATTGCAAGAAAAAATAAAAGCCACTAAAAAAATTTTTATCATTGCTTGTGGAACTAGTTTTTACGCAGCCATGGAAGCTAAGTATTATATAGAAAAATTGGCAAAAATTTCTGTAGAGGTAGACACAGCTAGTGAATTTAGATATCGCCACACCCCAGTGGATACCAGCGATTTGGTTTTGCTTATTTCTCAAAGTGGAGAAACTGCAGATACTTTGTCGGTATTAAGGTTGCTAAAGAAAAACGGAGTTTCGGTTATTAGTTTATGTAACACAAAATCTTCTAGCATTGATCGAGAAAGTGATTTTTCTTATTATATGAATGCAGGTGTAGAGGTGGCAGTAGCTAGTACAAAGGCTTTTGTAAACTCATTAATTATTTTAAATATTTTTTCAGGGCAAATTGCAAAATTAAAAAATATTTTAAATGCTAAAGAAGAGGAATCTTTTGTTCGTTCTATGTTATCTTTACCTCGATTGCTTAGCCAAACATTAGATGCGGCAACGGCTATCAAAGACAAGGTGCAGTTTTTTAATAAACATAAAGGCTTTTTGTTTATGGGAAGAGGTTTTAGCTTTCCCATTAGTTTAGAAGGAGCATTAAAATTAAAAGAGCTGGTTTATTTACACGCAGAAGCGTACTCCTTTGGCGAAATGAAACATGGCCCTTTGGCGTTGATAGATAAAGACATGCTGGTTATTGCCCTTATTCCACAAGATGAATTTTACGAAAAATCTTTAAGTAATTTAGAAGAAGTGTGTGCTAGGGGAGCCGCTGTTTTTGGCATTGGTTCTGCAAAAGATACAGAGTTAATTCGCCTGTCTTGCGAGCATTTTTTATTACCCACTATTAAAGCCGATGCTTGCTGGTCTTTAAACCCTATTTTAGCTAGCATCCCTATGCAGCTGTTAGCCTATTATTTTTCTGATTACTTAGGCCACGATGTAGACCAGCCTAGAAATTTAGCAAAATCGGTTACTGTAGAATAA
- a CDS encoding sigma-54-dependent Fis family transcriptional regulator: MKKQYHILLVDDDPSLIVALQRALENPQYKIVATSTYKEAKENYTKTHFDLALVDLFLPDNDGFQILSDLQNTNTLSIMLSGHADIDAAIESTKRGAFHFIKKPFHLKELLSLVDKAINQIDLKTENTKLTASLKNNSIPIIGNSPQILQILELAKKLSEVNTTTLITGKNGTGKELIARYIHNPENLKAKNFYAINCASLPPDLLESNLFGHAKGSFTGADRDRKGLFELATGGTLLLDEIGDMPLNLQVKLLRVLQEKEFSPLGSNKKIKTNLRILTATHINLKTAIKQKKFREDLYYRLNVVPIHISSLKKRTSDIPLLVHYFLTKFAKQYDKPKTEIHISVIKQLMTHHWPGNIRELENLIERLVVLQNTSVILLKHLPSEYLNKNEYCSIKINMPKEGLDLKNHILHYETQWIIQALKMTEGNKNQAAKLLQMNRTTLIEKIKKMQINTSISKPPLISPSKSL; encoded by the coding sequence ATGAAGAAACAGTATCACATTTTATTAGTAGATGATGACCCTAGTTTAATTGTTGCCCTACAAAGAGCTTTAGAAAACCCTCAATATAAAATTGTCGCCACTAGCACCTATAAAGAGGCTAAAGAAAATTATACAAAAACGCATTTTGACTTAGCCCTTGTGGATCTTTTTTTACCCGACAATGATGGCTTTCAAATTTTATCTGACCTTCAAAACACAAACACTTTAAGCATTATGCTTTCTGGGCATGCCGATATTGATGCAGCCATAGAGTCCACCAAAAGAGGAGCTTTTCATTTTATTAAAAAACCTTTTCATTTAAAAGAGCTACTTAGCCTTGTTGATAAAGCAATTAATCAAATTGATTTAAAAACAGAAAATACCAAATTAACAGCCAGTTTAAAAAATAATAGTATTCCTATTATTGGTAATAGCCCTCAAATTTTGCAAATATTAGAGCTGGCTAAAAAGCTTTCTGAAGTAAATACCACCACTTTAATTACTGGAAAAAACGGGACGGGAAAAGAACTTATTGCTCGTTATATTCATAACCCCGAAAACCTTAAAGCTAAAAATTTTTATGCTATTAACTGCGCATCACTTCCTCCAGACCTTTTAGAAAGCAACTTATTTGGTCACGCTAAAGGCAGCTTTACAGGAGCGGACCGTGACAGAAAAGGGCTTTTTGAGTTAGCCACAGGGGGCACGCTATTGTTAGATGAAATAGGAGACATGCCTTTAAACTTACAAGTAAAGTTACTAAGAGTATTACAAGAAAAAGAATTTTCACCACTAGGATCTAATAAAAAAATAAAAACCAATTTACGAATTTTAACAGCCACGCATATAAATTTAAAGACAGCAATTAAACAAAAGAAATTTAGAGAAGATTTATATTATAGACTAAATGTTGTTCCTATACATATTTCTAGTTTAAAAAAACGAACCTCAGATATCCCCCTTTTAGTTCACTATTTTTTAACTAAGTTTGCAAAACAGTACGATAAGCCTAAAACAGAAATTCACATTTCTGTTATCAAACAGCTAATGACTCATCATTGGCCAGGAAACATTAGGGAGCTAGAAAATTTAATAGAAAGGCTAGTGGTTTTACAAAACACTTCTGTGATTTTACTAAAACACCTTCCCTCAGAATATTTAAACAAAAACGAATACTGTAGTATAAAAATTAATATGCCCAAAGAAGGTCTTGATTTAAAAAATCATATTTTACATTACGAAACGCAATGGATAATCCAAGCTTTAAAAATGACAGAAGGAAATAAAAACCAAGCTGCAAAATTGTTACAGATGAACAGAACTACCCTAATTGAAAAAATAAAAAAAATGCAGATTAATACCTCAATTTCGAAACCGCCCTTAATATCGCCCTCAAAATCATTGTAA
- a CDS encoding 2-oxo acid dehydrogenase subunit E2 translates to MSKEKVLLPDLGEGVEEGELVQWLVKVGDSIVEDQTIAEVMTDKATMEVPTAVAGVVTSLNAKEGDVLHVGSLMIELNGSAKATTKTSTSKKGTATASAVVDHQPKVVNSVKGIEEKSKDAVMVNESPSSVIAQEERKGIFPPPVAGHVLAAPSTRKLARDNNVDLNKVVGSGLAGRITREDVINFFSAGKGAATFKSVDLSQAVEAEERVPLRGIRRKIAEQMQKTKHTVPHFTLMDQVGVDSLVSLRTELKDWGLKKHATKITYLPFVIKALVASLKAFPEFNASIDDQKEEIVYKKHFHIAFAADTPNGLLVPVIKHADKKNIVQLSQEITTLAVKAREGKLSRSEMTGATMTITNIGSVGGTYATPIINHPEVAILGMYKMTDQPKWENASWVREKVMNYTITCDHRLIDGAKAAQFLKFFLDKIASPSSLLLE, encoded by the coding sequence ATGAGCAAAGAAAAAGTATTACTACCCGACTTAGGAGAAGGTGTTGAAGAGGGAGAATTGGTTCAGTGGTTGGTAAAGGTAGGAGACTCTATTGTGGAGGATCAAACTATTGCCGAAGTAATGACCGACAAAGCCACTATGGAAGTTCCCACAGCAGTGGCAGGAGTGGTAACTTCTTTAAATGCTAAAGAAGGGGATGTTTTGCATGTGGGTTCTTTGATGATAGAATTAAATGGCTCTGCAAAAGCCACTACTAAAACATCTACATCAAAAAAAGGAACAGCTACTGCTTCTGCTGTAGTGGATCATCAACCAAAAGTGGTTAACTCTGTTAAAGGTATAGAAGAAAAAAGCAAAGATGCTGTGATGGTTAACGAAAGCCCATCTTCGGTTATCGCCCAAGAAGAAAGAAAAGGTATTTTTCCTCCTCCTGTTGCAGGGCATGTGTTAGCAGCGCCCTCTACTCGAAAATTAGCCCGTGATAATAATGTAGATTTAAATAAAGTTGTGGGAAGTGGTTTGGCAGGAAGAATTACTCGAGAAGATGTAATAAACTTTTTTAGCGCGGGCAAAGGAGCGGCGACTTTTAAAAGTGTAGACTTGTCTCAAGCGGTAGAAGCAGAAGAGCGAGTTCCTTTGCGAGGCATTCGTCGTAAAATTGCAGAGCAAATGCAAAAAACCAAACACACAGTTCCTCACTTTACTTTAATGGATCAGGTGGGAGTAGATTCTTTAGTGTCTTTAAGAACCGAGTTAAAAGATTGGGGATTAAAAAAGCACGCTACAAAAATTACTTACCTGCCCTTTGTAATAAAAGCTTTAGTGGCTTCTTTAAAAGCTTTTCCTGAATTTAACGCTTCTATTGATGATCAAAAAGAAGAAATTGTTTACAAAAAACATTTTCATATTGCTTTTGCGGCCGACACACCTAATGGGTTACTAGTTCCAGTTATTAAACATGCCGATAAAAAAAATATTGTGCAGTTAAGCCAAGAAATTACTACTTTAGCTGTTAAAGCTCGCGAAGGAAAATTATCTAGAAGCGAAATGACAGGGGCTACTATGACGATCACTAATATTGGTTCGGTGGGGGGCACTTATGCTACACCCATTATTAACCACCCCGAAGTGGCTATCTTAGGAATGTATAAAATGACCGATCAGCCCAAGTGGGAAAATGCTTCTTGGGTTAGAGAAAAAGTCATGAACTACACAATTACTTGTGACCATCGTTTAATTGACGGAGCAAAAGCGGCACAATTTTTAAAATTTTTCTTAGATAAAATAGCCTCGCCAAGCAGTTTATTATTAGAGTAA